The stretch of DNA TTTCATGAATAAACCCAGGATAATAAAAGGATGTTTTTGAACATTTTCAGTTCCACGAAACAATGAAGAGGTTTTTGCAGTAAGCTCTAGAAGAAATCAATAGACTTCTTGCCGGACATGTGACTGACATATTGTGTGATGCTTGCCGTCCGAGACACACTTAGGTGACTTGGTGTATCTAGTGGCGTCAACACCTCAACACGTGGGATTGTACTTCCGGGGTCAGAGGTCGACACACGCAGCTTTGATTTCCCGCGGACTGAAACATACGAAAATATCGTCTGGTAAAATAAGGTCAATTGCAGCTCACTTTTACCTGAAATTTAGCAAAGAAAGTCAATGCACGGTAAATAATTCGCCTTTAGAATGACCTGAACATCccatgttgttttcttttagATTGATATCTATTACGTACAGATGACATGCATTTCAGGTGCGAAATTTGTTCAGGTTAATTTCTGCTGAAATTCACATCaatctgaaaataatttgaatttcatgTACCGACATTTGGCCAAATTCAACCTTAAATTCACGTGAAAGTTTTCTTCAAAGTGAAATTCACCAGACAGTTATAGGTGGCCGAGCTTTCATCTGGCAGAATTGAACTAGGGACATGGTTACTGTGATCCGATTAATTGTCTTCAGATAAATAACAATCATTCTAGTTCTTTATTATCTACAAACACGATACCTTCATTCCAACAACTGTAGTCTTCTATTTGAGGATCGATGGAAGACGAACGTGTAGGTTTATTTGCTTTACGAATCGGGTCGGGATCCTTCCTGAAAGACAGAAAATGCTTTAAGAGTTGATATACTTACTTCCTGCCCATGCTAACAAGGTTTGTCAAACTTTGATGTCACCTTAAACCTTCACGCAGGCAGTGGATGCAACACACAAAAGTTACATGCATTCAATAGTTAATCATATATAAACCATTAAAACCAAGTCTGCAGTAATGTTTTTACGCGTCATTATTGACAATATAGAAAACGTAACACAAAGATAGTATAAACGTACTTGGTTTTGTTCATTGGCTTCTTGGGTACATCCGCGTCACTCTTCTCTAATCTGCGAAGGAAAGTGATAATATATTAGTCCGTCTACTTAATTTACATATGACCTTTGACCATTTCACGACGATTTAATGTCGTCACATGCTTCTACTGTTTCTATGCTCAGAGCATTTTGCGGAGATTGTTGCTGATCGTCCGCAAAATTGCGCAAAAGTTACTCGGATGTAACGATTGTTTACAGTACGTCTCTATCTCTCTATCTGCTAAAAGTATACTGTATCTCGCTAGCTTCACGCTACAAAAACTATTTTAGATACTGGAAAGATAGATGAAGATATATGGTAAGCTTAACTCGCAAATTGCTTGACCTATTTTATTAGCAATGCCTACATAGCTGAAGATTCTGTACATTTGCTTACCTTGTCAACTCTGGTGTTGGTGATTCCTTTCCTGGAACTTTGGACTTAGAACGTAACCAACAAATTGCATTTCCTATCGCCACTAATATAAAACCGGTAACGATGGCCGCTATCATGCCTAGCATTCCCGGACTTGTTAGGACACTGGCGACATCTACTTCCTGTTCTGAGACTTGCGCACTCGCAGCTGCAGGTTGATTGACTACTTCCTGTTGTATTATAAGGCTTACTTGCGACGTTGATGATAGAGATGGCAAGCCTTTATCAGTCACAATAACGTCAAAGATGAAAACATGGTCAGAAGCATAACTATCTATAGATTGCATGAGCAAAATAGAGCCGGACTCGGAGATGGCAAAGACATCCCGGTAAGGATTAGAACCTGAATTATTCAATAGGTATAAACATTCGCCATTAAGCCCGCTATCCAGGTCGGAAGCGCTCACCGTTAAGACTGTTGAACCGACGACCGCATCTGACATAGAGTGGACATACTGTGTTGATCCGAATGTTGGCCGGTTGTCATTAGTATCAGATATTGTTAATCTCACTACTGCTGTGTTGGACAGAAATCCGGAGTCTGTCACCTCTAGGGTCAAATTTACCATCACTGGGAAGGCAGTATCGTCCACATCATAATCCACATTAAAGAAAAGCTTGCAGGTCTGGTCAAGGTAAAACCTACTAAGATCGTTACCGTCTTTGATTGAGACTGTCAGACTGTCTCCAGTATCCTCGTCCTTAACGGCGATAGCGGCGTTGATCAACGTCCCATTCTGAATTAGTTATGTCATAAAGCATAAGTCTATATTAACAATCAAAGTTATAAGGTTTTACAAATGTAACATGGAAAATCCAAATAGCTGAGGATTTAGTTAAGGTGTTAagaatcatatttaaaaaacatCAGTAAATAAACTCATCACACTATAACAAATAAATAGGAAATTAAAAAACCCTCgattttattcataaatacaGAAGATGTTATAATATAACAATGGCTCATCTAGAATAGTAAATTCTCATTAATGACCGCTCCCCTGGACAGTTTGGATAAATAACCATACATAAGCAGTATAAATAATTGAAACAATCTCACAAGTCTATAACTACAATAATACTTAAAAAAATACGGATATATATAGTGTGCATGAGATATAAATAGTATACAGGGGATATAAATAGTGTAGAGTGGATATAAATAGTATGCAGAGATACAAATAGTGTGCAGAGATATCAATAGTTTGCAGGGAATATAAATAGCGTGCAGGAGATATAAATAGTAtgtaggagatatagatagtgtgtttgagatatataaatattgtacagGAGATACAAATAGTGTGAaagagatatcaatatatatatagtttgcaaagagatatcaatatatatatagtttgcAGGGAATATAAATAGTGTGCAGGAGATATTAATAGATCACTAAGATCGATATGAACAGTAGACTGTTACAtttaaagggaagtaactcgcTTATCCAATTTATCAAACCAGCAAGTTTGACatctcagatttttttcttgtaCTATTGTCTGTAATTTACTT from Argopecten irradians isolate NY chromosome 15, Ai_NY, whole genome shotgun sequence encodes:
- the LOC138309550 gene encoding protocadherin alpha-2-like, which translates into the protein MVNLTLEVTDSGFLSNTAVVRLTISDTNDNRPTFGSTQYVHSMSDAVVGSTVLTVSASDLDSGLNGECLYLLNNSGSNPYRDVFAISESGSILLMQSIDSYASDHVFIFDVIVTDKGLPSLSSTSQVSLIIQQEVVNQPAAASAQVSEQEVDVASVLTSPGMLGMIAAIVTGFILVAIGNAICWLRSKSKVPGKESPTPELTRLEKSDADVPKKPMNKTKKDPDPIRKANKPTRSSSIDPQIEDYSCWNEVRGKSKLRVSTSDPGSTIPRVEVLTPLDTPSHLSVSRTASITQYVSHMSGKKSIDFF